One Chitinophaga sp. H8 DNA window includes the following coding sequences:
- the tyrS gene encoding tyrosine--tRNA ligase, with protein MNLIEELRWRGMVQDMMPGTEEQLLKEMTTAYVGFDPTADSLHIGHLVPVLLLVHLQKAGHKPLALVGGATGMVGDPSFKADERKMLDLDTIQRNLDGMKAQLQRFLDFDTTKPNAAEMVNNIDWFRNISFLDFIRETGKHITVNYMMSKDSVRKRLEGDNGMSFTEFTYQLIQGYDFFHLYTAKNCKLQMGGSDQWGNIVTGTELIRRKAGGEAFAFTCPLIKKADGTKFGKTEAGAVWLDPKRTSPYAFYQFWLNTSDIDAESYIKIFTFLEETTISELITQHRAAPEQRLLQKRLAKELTCFIHSEKDYEFAVKASELLFRNDTAEVLQSLTEAQLLDVMEGVPQVEISMSELETGKDVVSFLAEHGIFPSKSEARKNVQGGGVSINKNKVGSIEQLVDTSLLLNGKYILFQKGKKNYYLVKTI; from the coding sequence ATGAACCTGATAGAAGAACTACGCTGGCGTGGGATGGTGCAGGATATGATGCCTGGAACGGAAGAGCAGTTATTGAAAGAAATGACTACAGCCTATGTAGGATTTGATCCTACTGCAGACTCACTGCATATAGGACACCTGGTACCGGTATTACTGTTGGTACACCTGCAAAAAGCCGGGCACAAGCCATTGGCGCTGGTAGGTGGTGCTACCGGTATGGTAGGCGATCCTTCCTTTAAGGCAGATGAAAGAAAAATGCTGGACCTCGACACCATACAACGCAACCTGGATGGGATGAAAGCACAGCTGCAACGTTTCCTGGACTTTGACACCACCAAACCCAATGCGGCAGAAATGGTGAACAATATCGACTGGTTCCGCAACATTTCTTTCCTGGACTTCATCCGCGAAACCGGCAAACATATTACCGTTAACTACATGATGTCGAAAGACTCTGTACGCAAACGTCTGGAAGGGGATAACGGTATGTCTTTTACAGAATTTACCTATCAGCTGATTCAGGGATACGATTTCTTCCATTTATATACTGCCAAAAACTGTAAGCTGCAAATGGGTGGCTCCGACCAGTGGGGCAATATTGTAACTGGTACCGAATTGATCCGCCGTAAAGCCGGTGGAGAAGCATTTGCCTTTACCTGCCCGCTGATCAAAAAAGCGGATGGTACCAAATTTGGTAAAACAGAAGCCGGTGCAGTATGGCTGGATCCTAAACGTACTTCGCCTTACGCATTCTACCAGTTCTGGCTCAACACTTCCGATATCGATGCAGAGAGTTATATCAAGATCTTCACCTTCCTGGAGGAGACTACGATCAGCGAACTGATTACACAACACCGTGCTGCACCGGAACAACGCCTATTGCAGAAACGCCTGGCTAAAGAATTAACCTGCTTTATCCACAGCGAAAAAGATTACGAGTTTGCAGTGAAAGCTTCTGAACTGCTGTTCAGAAATGATACGGCAGAAGTATTACAATCGCTTACAGAAGCACAGCTGCTGGACGTTATGGAAGGAGTGCCACAGGTAGAAATTTCTATGAGTGAGCTGGAAACCGGCAAAGATGTAGTGAGCTTCCTGGCAGAACACGGGATTTTCCCCAGCAAAAGTGAAGCCCGCAAAAATGTACAGGGTGGTGGTGTAAGTATCAATAAGAACAAAGTTGGCAGCATTGAACAACTGGTGGATACCAGCCTGCTGCTGAATGGTAAATACATCCTGTTCCAGAAAGGAAAAAAGAATTACTACCTGGTAAAAACCATCTGA
- a CDS encoding DUF5007 domain-containing protein: MRNRKYIMIVLCAGFLLSACYKYKGNDGYLSDLVEYPSINLTANLGETFVSDPMQVDGSTRPLEFSIAGIYDADRNPVALLSKEVDTKIWALPYTGTEETLAEMQAKTIAVKRRVLDIDTLSGSLVVYPEAAGLNIPTGKTFYVDVAVTNGGGQRIVKNAAALTFTDNKESFISQAYLNEGDADFKLEAKFKRLGDGNKLIVRYVNSKDEPYDPAIFQPVPPTQYEPFPSLYKLPGGNPLKKEQLNDRVEMDVYYPIPASGNKRDVYRITSIMAGEIDGKYLEIGMRWGIYVGGTWEIKYIIDKK, from the coding sequence ATGCGGAATAGGAAATATATCATGATTGTACTGTGCGCCGGCTTTTTATTGTCTGCCTGTTATAAATACAAGGGAAATGATGGTTATCTCAGCGATCTGGTAGAATACCCGTCTATCAATCTTACGGCCAACCTGGGCGAAACATTTGTCAGCGATCCTATGCAGGTAGACGGCTCTACCCGGCCGCTGGAATTTTCGATTGCCGGGATATATGATGCCGACAGGAATCCGGTGGCGCTTCTATCCAAAGAAGTAGACACCAAAATATGGGCACTGCCTTATACTGGCACAGAAGAAACCCTGGCAGAAATGCAGGCTAAAACCATAGCGGTGAAAAGACGGGTACTGGATATTGATACGCTCAGCGGCAGTCTGGTAGTATACCCCGAAGCAGCTGGCCTGAATATCCCCACCGGCAAAACCTTTTATGTGGATGTAGCTGTAACGAACGGGGGAGGACAAAGGATCGTGAAAAATGCTGCTGCGCTTACCTTTACGGATAATAAAGAATCGTTTATCAGTCAGGCCTATTTGAACGAAGGAGATGCCGACTTTAAGCTGGAGGCGAAATTTAAACGCCTGGGAGATGGCAATAAGCTGATTGTACGCTATGTAAACAGCAAGGATGAACCTTATGACCCTGCCATTTTTCAGCCGGTTCCTCCCACGCAATATGAGCCATTCCCTTCCTTGTATAAGCTGCCTGGTGGTAATCCTTTAAAGAAAGAACAGCTGAACGACCGGGTGGAAATGGACGTGTATTATCCTATACCTGCTTCGGGTAATAAACGGGATGTATATCGTATTACTTCCATCATGGCAGGAGAAATCGACGGCAAGTACCTGGAAATAGGAATGCGTTGGGGCATCTACGTAGGTGGAACCTGGGAGATAAAATATATTATTGATAAAAAATAA
- a CDS encoding SusC/RagA family TonB-linked outer membrane protein gives MDERIFVLALLRRRESKPTIFKKAALTSFLMLLLMSAWAQVKQPALSFRNAPLKKVIAAIEERSGYVFIYSDSRVDLGRKVSLETTATNIREILQQLFSQSADTFSIMGKQVILQRKKSRGDNTHIADGEAVTITVAGIVTGSDGTPLIGVSVGEKGTRNGAITDAKGAYHLHVAPDAALEFSYLGYERKMLRAGTVDTRMDIILEGSKTSLKDVVVVGYGTEKREKITSAISTVSGKELQNRAAVSIETMLQGKVPGLMIINNTGATGVANMFMVRGIAAVAREVNSNVVSPPLFVIDGVPMIQEVYPSGEVPGPLNSLLAGLNPYDIESIDIMKDASAGAIYGSRAANGVIFINTKRGRVGKPIVSIDAKTYISTYPSLIETLGGAAERRMKIDLWRKYESEANRNAQGLPMELSDSLNSFYNNSTDWQKLLYRNGITNEVNMSVSGGNDKNTYRLGAGYSNSQGIIVGTGFKRYSLNFTGSYLPIRGLNINSNILLSQTDQSRGKGSAIDDLGVGKDYYSSLLPSPSSSFFTPFTDTYKNRTDQNLKRSAQVMLGGAYDITSFLTLNSQVSVNYLMAKRRTFTPSALNNNKGASASSYFEERLNLLNENFIRLHHTFGGQHTFNLVAGNTVNTEKTEALNGMGKNGPSDVVQVIDGYPQNNISLKGTYNSFGLLSYYSRLTYDYDAKYIMNLSWRADGSSKFGAQNRWGYFPAISGAWLFTKEHFMEHAFGKWLNFGKLRAGWGKAGKQYDDYYLAVGQYNVGSSPTGTTYGGVPIIRPNYEGANGIPLPNLGWEQTTDYNLGLDLELFNGRATFSYDYYWKRSDNFLFDNPLPASAGYAMTKINGGSLLNYGMEWAVNLFLMPAERKFQWNISANASFNKNVLLRLPDNGRNIVRTKTPDNMRFANGNVLQVGRPLNGFYLYESRGVYRKPGDVPVNPFNGEALEQLANSALYQTGDIWLVDQDHDYVLDPLYDRVYKGNPYPQLYGGFSNTFRYGGFTFYTFFTYMLNRKVYNDVLRNRIASIDWKTATGTAPRNTPIVNNIDFWSPENPNGTYPILNPRRSNNFDYDINGASPGNYGAADSDLFLEDGSFLRLKTVTLSYDFNNDWLRKIKMRRIRAYITLENVFMLQKYSGVDAEIVDALGFDRGSGYPTPRNFSAGFNVEF, from the coding sequence ATGGACGAAAGAATTTTCGTGCTCGCCCTTCTGCGTAGAAGGGAATCAAAACCAACCATTTTTAAAAAAGCAGCACTCACCAGTTTTTTGATGTTGCTCTTGATGAGCGCCTGGGCACAGGTAAAACAGCCTGCCCTCTCCTTCCGCAACGCACCGTTGAAAAAAGTAATAGCCGCCATTGAAGAACGTTCCGGTTATGTTTTTATCTATTCCGATTCCAGAGTAGACCTGGGCAGGAAAGTGTCTTTGGAAACAACTGCCACGAATATCCGGGAGATATTGCAGCAACTGTTCAGCCAGTCGGCAGATACCTTTTCCATCATGGGCAAACAGGTGATCCTACAACGTAAAAAAAGCAGGGGAGATAATACCCATATCGCTGATGGAGAAGCAGTCACAATTACAGTAGCCGGCATTGTTACAGGCAGCGATGGTACGCCGCTGATAGGGGTGTCTGTAGGGGAAAAAGGTACCAGAAATGGCGCCATTACGGATGCTAAAGGGGCTTATCATCTCCATGTTGCACCTGATGCAGCATTGGAATTCAGCTACCTGGGCTACGAAAGAAAAATGCTCCGTGCAGGTACTGTCGATACACGCATGGACATTATCCTGGAAGGCTCCAAAACCTCCCTGAAAGATGTAGTGGTAGTAGGATACGGTACAGAAAAAAGAGAGAAGATCACCTCAGCGATCAGTACTGTTTCCGGTAAAGAGCTGCAGAACCGTGCTGCGGTTAGTATTGAAACCATGCTGCAGGGCAAGGTGCCGGGGCTGATGATCATCAATAATACCGGTGCCACCGGTGTGGCCAATATGTTTATGGTGAGAGGGATTGCAGCAGTGGCGAGGGAAGTGAACAGCAACGTGGTAAGTCCGCCGCTGTTTGTAATAGACGGGGTGCCTATGATCCAGGAAGTATACCCTTCCGGAGAAGTACCAGGCCCATTGAACAGCCTCCTGGCCGGATTAAACCCGTATGATATTGAATCCATCGATATCATGAAAGATGCATCCGCCGGTGCTATTTATGGTTCCCGTGCAGCCAATGGCGTGATCTTTATCAACACCAAAAGAGGACGGGTAGGAAAACCTATCGTAAGCATTGATGCTAAAACATATATCTCTACCTACCCTTCCCTGATAGAAACATTGGGTGGGGCAGCAGAACGCCGGATGAAGATAGATCTGTGGCGCAAGTATGAATCTGAAGCCAATAGAAATGCGCAGGGCCTGCCAATGGAATTGTCAGACAGCCTGAACAGCTTTTATAATAATTCTACCGACTGGCAGAAACTGTTGTATCGTAACGGGATCACCAATGAAGTGAATATGTCTGTAAGCGGTGGTAATGATAAAAATACCTACCGCCTGGGGGCAGGTTATTCCAATTCACAAGGTATTATTGTGGGAACCGGTTTTAAACGTTATTCCCTCAACTTTACCGGCAGCTACTTGCCCATACGCGGACTAAATATCAATTCCAATATCCTGTTAAGCCAAACCGATCAAAGCCGGGGAAAGGGGAGTGCTATCGATGATCTGGGTGTAGGGAAAGATTATTATTCTTCCCTGCTGCCATCCCCTTCTTCCTCTTTCTTTACCCCATTTACCGATACGTATAAAAACCGCACCGATCAGAACCTGAAACGTTCTGCACAGGTAATGCTGGGAGGTGCCTATGATATAACTTCCTTTCTGACCCTTAATTCTCAGGTGTCCGTCAATTATCTCATGGCGAAACGCCGCACTTTTACGCCTTCTGCACTGAACAATAACAAAGGGGCATCCGCATCTTCCTATTTTGAAGAAAGGCTGAATCTGCTGAATGAAAACTTTATCCGTTTGCATCACACCTTTGGCGGGCAACATACCTTTAACCTGGTAGCAGGTAATACCGTGAATACTGAAAAGACGGAAGCACTGAATGGAATGGGGAAAAACGGTCCTTCCGATGTAGTACAGGTGATCGATGGATATCCGCAAAATAATATCTCCTTAAAGGGCACCTACAATTCTTTTGGACTGCTTTCCTACTACAGCCGTCTTACCTATGATTACGATGCTAAATATATCATGAACCTTTCCTGGCGTGCAGATGGTTCTTCCAAATTCGGTGCACAGAACCGCTGGGGGTATTTTCCTGCAATATCCGGTGCCTGGCTGTTTACCAAGGAACATTTTATGGAACATGCCTTCGGCAAGTGGCTCAACTTTGGTAAGCTGCGGGCAGGATGGGGTAAAGCAGGTAAGCAATATGATGATTATTACCTGGCAGTAGGCCAGTATAATGTGGGTAGTTCTCCCACAGGTACTACTTATGGTGGCGTTCCTATTATCCGCCCCAATTACGAAGGGGCTAATGGTATCCCACTGCCCAACCTGGGCTGGGAACAGACTACAGATTACAACCTTGGGCTGGACTTAGAGTTGTTTAACGGCAGGGCTACTTTCAGCTATGATTATTACTGGAAACGTTCAGACAACTTCCTCTTCGATAATCCTTTGCCAGCTTCTGCCGGCTATGCCATGACGAAAATCAATGGCGGCAGTTTACTGAACTATGGTATGGAATGGGCCGTCAACCTTTTCCTGATGCCTGCAGAGCGTAAGTTCCAGTGGAACATCAGCGCCAATGCTTCCTTCAATAAAAATGTCCTACTCCGGCTACCTGATAATGGCCGCAATATTGTGCGTACCAAAACACCTGATAACATGCGCTTTGCCAATGGGAACGTATTGCAGGTGGGCCGCCCCTTAAATGGTTTTTACCTGTATGAATCAAGAGGAGTATACCGTAAGCCTGGCGATGTGCCGGTAAATCCTTTTAACGGGGAAGCACTCGAACAATTGGCCAACAGCGCCTTGTACCAGACAGGAGATATCTGGCTGGTAGACCAGGATCACGACTATGTACTGGACCCATTGTACGACCGGGTATACAAAGGCAATCCTTATCCTCAACTGTATGGTGGGTTTTCCAATACATTCCGTTATGGCGGGTTTACCTTTTATACTTTCTTCACGTATATGCTTAACCGTAAAGTGTATAATGATGTATTGCGGAACCGTATTGCCAGCATAGACTGGAAAACAGCTACCGGCACAGCACCGCGGAATACACCTATTGTCAATAATATAGATTTCTGGAGCCCGGAGAATCCCAATGGTACTTATCCCATCCTGAACCCCCGCCGCTCCAATAATTTTGATTACGATATTAATGGCGCCTCTCCCGGCAACTATGGCGCTGCGGATTCGGACCTGTTTCTGGAAGATGGCAGTTTTTTACGCCTCAAAACAGTTACCCTTTCGTACGACTTCAATAATGACTGGCTCCGCAAAATTAAAATGCGCCGTATCCGTGCTTATATAACCCTGGAAAATGTGTTTATGCTGCAGAAGTATTCCGGAGTAGACGCGGAGATTGTGGATGCACTGGGTTTTGACCGTGGTAGCGGTTATCCTACACCCCGGAATTTTAGTGCTGGTTTTAATGTTGAATTTTAA
- a CDS encoding RagB/SusD family nutrient uptake outer membrane protein: MRLLKQIKIGILAGICMISYSCSKILDQEIIQNPVSINAWENPADAEKEVAAAYDLLRTAVSNDYLLFKAGDIRAYDYLNGSFGSLWAYYNDKSLLLYSSAMSDWSNFYKVISQCNLILEKIEGIDQSKWSGNLKDRYAGETHFIRAFSYFLMIRLWGDVPLQLQAFNTEFISGEKVEKVATVIFEDLQYAAEHLQWEYSVAERGIRATKGAALTITAHAKAWFKDYAACEAACAKVINEGPYKLVQDTAKFMSIFIGKSEEGIFELNYSFAEKELDPLGSIGKITLPDPYYRNNYGYMLACPPEGVKAALFPEGKPDRRKDYWFVASTWNTTNTSLGKYRTLAAGQDTASGKINESNIIITRLADVVLLHAEALAALGRNADAVVEVNKVRKRAAAPLYNGNGSIKDTILAERRIELTGEGHRFFDLVRTGQLPKFQPNISAADFQKGAWLLPIKPEIVANSNGTIVQNEFWK; this comes from the coding sequence ATGCGCTTACTAAAACAAATCAAAATAGGGATACTCGCAGGGATATGCATGATCAGTTATTCCTGTAGTAAGATCCTGGATCAGGAGATCATCCAGAACCCGGTATCCATAAATGCCTGGGAAAATCCTGCTGATGCAGAGAAAGAAGTAGCTGCGGCATATGATCTGCTGCGTACGGCTGTATCTAATGATTACCTGCTTTTTAAAGCAGGCGATATCCGTGCCTATGATTACCTGAATGGCTCCTTTGGCAGCTTGTGGGCTTATTATAATGACAAAAGTCTTTTATTGTATTCTTCTGCCATGTCCGACTGGTCTAACTTCTATAAAGTGATCAGCCAATGCAACCTGATCCTTGAAAAGATAGAAGGGATTGATCAAAGTAAATGGTCAGGTAATTTAAAGGATCGGTATGCAGGGGAAACCCATTTTATCCGGGCCTTCTCTTATTTCCTGATGATACGGCTGTGGGGAGATGTTCCCTTACAGTTGCAGGCTTTTAATACGGAGTTTATTTCCGGGGAAAAAGTAGAAAAAGTAGCCACCGTGATCTTTGAAGATCTGCAGTATGCAGCAGAACACCTGCAATGGGAATATAGTGTGGCAGAGCGGGGTATCCGTGCTACCAAAGGCGCTGCGCTCACGATCACTGCGCATGCAAAAGCCTGGTTTAAAGATTATGCTGCCTGTGAAGCCGCCTGTGCCAAAGTGATCAATGAAGGTCCCTACAAGCTGGTGCAGGACACTGCCAAATTCATGAGCATCTTTATCGGCAAATCAGAAGAAGGTATCTTTGAGCTGAACTACAGCTTTGCTGAAAAAGAACTGGACCCACTGGGCTCTATCGGAAAGATCACCCTGCCAGATCCGTATTACCGTAACAATTATGGTTATATGCTGGCTTGCCCGCCTGAGGGCGTAAAAGCGGCCTTGTTTCCCGAAGGTAAACCCGACAGACGCAAAGACTACTGGTTTGTAGCATCTACCTGGAATACTACTAATACTTCCCTGGGTAAGTACCGTACCCTGGCAGCAGGGCAGGATACTGCCAGCGGCAAGATCAATGAATCCAATATCATCATTACCCGCCTGGCAGATGTGGTGCTGCTGCATGCAGAAGCATTGGCAGCCCTGGGCAGGAATGCAGATGCTGTAGTGGAAGTGAATAAGGTACGCAAGCGTGCGGCTGCGCCACTGTATAACGGTAATGGCAGTATTAAAGATACGATCCTGGCAGAGCGGAGGATAGAACTGACTGGAGAAGGACATCGTTTCTTTGACCTGGTACGCACCGGACAGTTGCCTAAGTTCCAGCCTAATATCAGTGCGGCTGATTTTCAAAAAGGCGCCTGGCTGCTGCCTATAAAACCCGAAATAGTGGCCAACAGCAATGGTACCATTGTGCAGAACGAATTCTGGAAATAA